A window of Cohnella herbarum contains these coding sequences:
- a CDS encoding ABC transporter permease, with protein MKTGVPPLPGKKPLRPIKPAGVFLRLMKQKELLLMTIPLMALVIVFNYMPLYGWIMAIQDYKVVKGISGSPFVGADKFVQLFQDDQFYLVLRNTLVMGFLNLISGFIGAIVLALALNEIRVKWFKRTVQTITYIPHFVSWVVIANIAHMVLSPDGGLLNVLLQKVGLLESPFYFMAKEQWFWPIHTFLSFWKEVGWSSIIYLAVLSGINPDLYEAADVDGAGRLRKIWHISIPGLMPTAIILLTLSVGWIIQSGYESQFLLGNPIVLDYSEVLDLYAMRYSFQIGDYSIGAAISIFKSFVSILMVLSINYLARRTGSGRLI; from the coding sequence ATGAAAACCGGCGTCCCGCCGCTTCCCGGGAAGAAACCGCTTCGGCCGATCAAGCCGGCGGGCGTATTCCTTCGCTTGATGAAACAGAAGGAGCTTCTTCTCATGACAATTCCGCTCATGGCGCTTGTCATCGTCTTCAACTATATGCCTTTGTACGGATGGATCATGGCGATCCAAGATTACAAGGTAGTGAAAGGAATTTCCGGCAGTCCGTTCGTCGGCGCGGACAAGTTCGTGCAACTGTTCCAGGACGACCAATTCTATCTTGTCCTGCGAAATACGCTGGTGATGGGTTTCCTCAATTTGATCTCCGGTTTCATCGGGGCAATCGTGCTCGCGTTAGCCTTAAACGAGATTCGCGTGAAATGGTTCAAGCGCACGGTGCAGACGATCACGTATATCCCCCATTTCGTGTCATGGGTCGTCATCGCCAATATTGCCCATATGGTGCTTTCCCCGGACGGAGGTTTGTTGAACGTCCTTCTGCAGAAAGTCGGCCTGCTCGAAAGCCCGTTCTATTTCATGGCGAAGGAGCAATGGTTCTGGCCGATCCATACGTTCCTGAGCTTCTGGAAGGAGGTCGGGTGGAGCTCGATCATCTATCTGGCGGTGCTCAGCGGAATTAATCCCGACCTATACGAGGCCGCGGACGTGGACGGAGCGGGAAGACTGCGTAAAATCTGGCACATCTCCATTCCCGGACTTATGCCCACGGCGATCATCCTGCTTACCTTGTCGGTCGGTTGGATTATCCAGAGCGGTTACGAGTCGCAATTCCTGCTCGGCAACCCGATCGTGCTCGATTACTCGGAAGTGCTCGACCTTTACGCGATGCGCTACTCGTTCCAGATCGGCGATTATTCGATCGGCGCTGCCATCAGTATTTTCAAATCCTTTGTCAGTATTCTAATGGTGCTGTCGATCAATTACTTAGCCAGACGGACCGGCTCCGGCAGGCTGATCTAG
- a CDS encoding carbohydrate ABC transporter permease, with protein sequence MRTNKHGTADFFINVVLYAGLALFGAMTVYPFLNLFAISFNDPLDTIRGGIYLLPRIWSLDNYSIIFSNDRLLGAFLLSIARTIAGTVLGILCTAMFAYALSLKEFMLRKAFNSALVFTLYINGGLIPTYLLIKNLHLMNNFLVYLLPLLVNAFFIIIMRSYFETLPSGLTESAKIDGAGHFQTLFRILLPVSLPVLATITLFVAVTHWNSWFDNYLYASRSPHLSLLQYELMKILLSAMNQSVAQQAHIGESTVSAVTPQAIRAAMTIVVTVPILVVYPFLQNYFIQGMTVGAMKE encoded by the coding sequence ATGAGAACAAACAAACACGGCACGGCGGATTTTTTCATCAATGTCGTCCTATACGCGGGATTGGCCTTATTCGGAGCGATGACGGTATATCCGTTCCTTAATCTGTTCGCGATCTCGTTTAACGATCCGCTTGACACGATCAGAGGGGGAATCTATCTCCTGCCGCGCATTTGGTCGCTCGATAACTATTCCATTATCTTCTCCAACGACAGGCTGCTCGGCGCATTCCTCCTGTCCATCGCCCGTACGATCGCCGGAACGGTGTTGGGCATCCTATGTACGGCGATGTTCGCCTACGCCCTTAGCTTGAAAGAGTTCATGCTCCGCAAGGCCTTCAACAGCGCGTTGGTGTTTACGCTCTATATTAACGGCGGCCTAATCCCGACTTATTTGCTGATTAAAAACCTGCACCTGATGAACAACTTTCTCGTCTATTTGCTGCCTTTGTTGGTGAACGCTTTCTTCATTATCATCATGCGCAGCTACTTCGAGACTTTACCTTCGGGGCTTACGGAATCGGCCAAGATCGACGGGGCAGGCCATTTCCAGACTCTGTTCCGAATTCTGCTCCCGGTCAGTTTGCCGGTTCTGGCCACGATTACGCTGTTCGTCGCGGTCACGCATTGGAACTCGTGGTTCGACAACTATTTGTACGCGAGTCGGTCGCCTCATCTGAGTCTGCTGCAATACGAGCTGATGAAAATACTGCTGAGCGCCATGAACCAATCCGTAGCGCAGCAAGCCCACATCGGGGAAAGCACCGTCAGCGCCGTGACGCCGCAGGCGATACGCGCAGCCATGACGATCGTCGTTACCGTACCGATTCTGGTCGTCTATCCGTTCCTTCAGAACTATTTTATCCAGGGGATGACCGTCGGAGCGATGAAAGAATAG
- a CDS encoding extracellular solute-binding protein: MRKGKWFTGIVLASITALAVAGCTSGNGNNGGGTDKASPAASASSNSPSESNEKTVYSMGVGDSKLVWGGPITQKLTEKTGVELKYDEVVGDLFQKWDLWLAASDFPDIVRLDNEHLQKYIDAGAVIPLDDLIDQYGPNIKEKWGDYLNLLRHDDGHIYSLYSLNLTKEAPANAKAGFVVQYDVLREAGFPTIKTLEQLYDVVKAYADKYPKIDGKDTVAYGAAMNSWTINIFFNNPATSASGNPDHGNFIIDADGNVQWNPVSDFTKQYYKFLNRLFNDNMLDKEAFSMGDQELQAKMAQGRVLAAYAPAWFSSAPEASLRAAGQLNRQYAHIPVYFDESVSDHSNAMTPANGGTHEFAITTNAKNPEKIMKFFDYLFSDEGQILTQWGVEGVHYEVKDGKRVQKPEWIQKKLSDPDAIYKEGFRSEYTGQTTNWFSIGDGAKLADGDFATPITQESVRSEYDEMTLEVLSKYNISTWAELLPPVEKVPGYLWQLPPPSDSKFKVIDQKLDDLRRKTTSEIVMAKNDAEFEKAFGDFVKSAKDIGLESYEASFTKVWKDYVANYQSTLGQ; this comes from the coding sequence ATGCGTAAGGGGAAATGGTTTACCGGCATCGTTCTTGCGTCAATAACGGCTCTAGCGGTTGCGGGATGCACGTCCGGCAACGGGAACAACGGCGGCGGTACGGACAAAGCTTCGCCCGCGGCATCCGCTTCCTCCAATTCGCCATCGGAGAGTAACGAGAAAACCGTCTACTCGATGGGCGTTGGGGATAGCAAGCTCGTTTGGGGCGGGCCGATTACCCAGAAGCTGACGGAGAAGACCGGCGTGGAGTTGAAATACGACGAAGTCGTCGGGGACCTGTTCCAGAAGTGGGATCTATGGCTTGCGGCTAGCGATTTCCCGGACATCGTTCGTCTCGATAACGAGCATTTGCAGAAATACATCGATGCCGGCGCCGTCATCCCCCTGGATGACCTGATCGACCAATACGGCCCGAACATTAAGGAGAAGTGGGGAGATTATCTGAATTTGCTTCGCCACGACGACGGCCATATTTACTCCTTATATTCGCTTAATCTGACCAAAGAAGCGCCGGCGAATGCCAAAGCGGGATTCGTCGTTCAGTACGACGTGCTGAGAGAAGCCGGATTTCCTACAATCAAAACGCTAGAGCAATTGTACGATGTCGTTAAAGCCTATGCCGACAAGTATCCGAAGATCGATGGCAAGGACACGGTCGCTTACGGTGCGGCAATGAATTCTTGGACGATTAATATATTTTTCAACAATCCGGCGACGAGCGCTTCGGGCAACCCCGATCACGGCAACTTTATCATCGACGCGGACGGTAACGTGCAGTGGAACCCGGTATCGGACTTCACGAAGCAATACTATAAATTTTTGAACAGATTGTTCAACGACAACATGCTGGACAAGGAAGCTTTCTCGATGGGCGATCAGGAGCTCCAAGCGAAAATGGCCCAAGGGCGAGTGCTCGCGGCCTATGCCCCGGCTTGGTTCTCGTCGGCGCCGGAGGCGTCGCTGCGCGCGGCAGGGCAACTCAATCGCCAGTATGCGCATATTCCGGTTTATTTCGACGAATCGGTCAGCGATCATAGCAATGCCATGACTCCGGCGAACGGAGGAACGCATGAATTCGCCATTACGACGAACGCCAAGAACCCGGAGAAAATCATGAAATTTTTCGACTATCTGTTCTCCGACGAAGGACAAATCCTTACGCAATGGGGCGTCGAAGGCGTACATTACGAGGTCAAGGACGGCAAGCGCGTTCAGAAGCCGGAATGGATCCAGAAGAAGCTATCCGATCCCGATGCGATCTATAAGGAAGGCTTCCGCAGCGAGTATACCGGTCAGACGACCAATTGGTTCAGCATCGGGGACGGCGCCAAGCTGGCGGATGGCGACTTCGCAACGCCGATCACCCAGGAGTCCGTCCGCAGCGAGTACGACGAGATGACTTTGGAAGTACTGAGCAAATACAACATTTCCACATGGGCCGAACTTCTGCCTCCCGTAGAGAAAGTGCCCGGTTATCTATGGCAACTGCCGCCGCCGAGCGACTCTAAGTTCAAGGTGATCGATCAGAAGCTGGACGATCTGAGAAGGAAAACGACGTCCGAGATCGTCATGGCCAAGAACGATGCCGAATTCGAGAAGGCTTTCGGGGATTTCGTCAAATCGGCCAAGGATATCGGATTGGAAAGCTATGAAGCTTCCTTTACTAAGGTATGGAAGGATTACGTCGCGAATTATCAATCAACGCTGGGCCAATAA
- a CDS encoding cache domain-containing sensor histidine kinase: MRIQTKLFVVYLLAAILLMGALTYFLTERSASLLFEAITETKEQTLAQITSNLDNELRSYEETANSFYLNITLQQMLTERYADKRLAYREYFGFLQPYLSLLQGTKDIYRVNFYSDNPTLPFANVILLDDEIRGEAWYKALMAKPSGMYWTNSYPVPMFDERVFSLRQKLDYLEPGTELYASIEVRERELRQLVAEESRDARILFVLKDGHVLLDSADPEKKRAKLEQYSFAAEIGEGDGHFQLEEDGSSSLVLYRHLNSRSALRDMQVILLVPLDELMPKVERMRWLAYVMLSVSCVLAALLVYGLSIGLTKRLTTLAKKMRNVHQDRYRGYVEVKGNDEISQLGRIFNEMVKQLERLIREVYQAEIDSKELALRTREAEFYALQAQINPHYLFNVLNMLRANLLDLQDGKNADIVDMIARTFRFLLHNKSERITVREELELVGTYLKIQKLRYEHRLQFRIEVPEDALDLLIPKLTLQPLVENALAHGLEPNAEPTLIQVCGVKKGDGWLISVEDNGIGIGEERLTEIGEWLSGKQSVLSENHIGIRNVHYRLTAIFGAESGLRISSEGRGARAAFYVPANAAELRRDEGSEGAMQDAGRAHRG, encoded by the coding sequence GTGAGAATTCAGACCAAATTATTCGTCGTGTACTTGCTCGCGGCGATCCTGCTAATGGGAGCTTTGACGTATTTCCTGACGGAGAGAAGCGCAAGCTTGCTATTCGAAGCGATCACGGAGACGAAGGAGCAGACCCTTGCGCAAATTACGTCCAATCTGGACAACGAGCTGCGGTCCTACGAAGAAACGGCCAACTCTTTTTATCTGAACATTACGCTTCAGCAGATGCTGACCGAAAGATATGCGGACAAGAGGCTGGCCTACCGGGAGTATTTCGGTTTTTTGCAGCCTTATCTTTCCCTGCTTCAGGGGACGAAGGATATTTATCGCGTTAATTTTTACTCCGACAACCCGACCCTCCCTTTCGCCAACGTGATTCTCTTGGATGACGAAATCCGCGGGGAAGCGTGGTACAAGGCATTAATGGCGAAGCCTTCGGGCATGTACTGGACGAATTCGTATCCGGTGCCGATGTTCGACGAACGGGTATTCAGCTTGCGGCAGAAACTGGATTACTTGGAACCGGGGACGGAGTTGTACGCCTCGATTGAAGTACGGGAGAGAGAACTGCGCCAACTCGTTGCCGAGGAGAGCCGCGATGCGCGAATATTGTTCGTGTTGAAAGACGGCCATGTGCTGCTGGATAGCGCGGATCCCGAGAAAAAACGAGCCAAGCTGGAGCAATATTCGTTCGCTGCGGAGATCGGAGAAGGGGACGGACATTTTCAACTGGAGGAAGACGGGAGCTCGTCCTTGGTGTTGTACCGCCATCTGAATAGCCGAAGCGCGTTAAGGGATATGCAGGTGATCCTTCTCGTACCCTTGGACGAGCTAATGCCGAAAGTCGAACGAATGCGCTGGCTCGCTTACGTGATGTTATCCGTTTCCTGCGTGCTCGCGGCATTGCTCGTATACGGGCTATCGATCGGACTGACCAAGAGGCTGACGACGCTCGCGAAAAAAATGAGGAACGTGCATCAGGATCGATACCGCGGTTATGTGGAAGTAAAAGGGAACGACGAAATCAGCCAACTCGGCCGAATCTTCAACGAGATGGTCAAGCAACTGGAACGGCTGATTCGGGAAGTCTATCAGGCTGAGATAGACAGCAAGGAACTGGCTCTAAGAACTCGCGAAGCGGAATTTTACGCGCTTCAAGCGCAGATTAACCCGCATTATTTGTTTAACGTTCTGAATATGCTCCGTGCGAATCTGCTCGATCTTCAGGACGGCAAAAACGCGGATATCGTCGATATGATCGCCCGTACCTTCCGTTTTCTACTGCACAACAAATCGGAAAGGATCACGGTCCGGGAAGAGCTCGAACTGGTGGGGACGTATCTTAAGATACAGAAGCTGAGGTACGAGCACCGGCTGCAATTCCGGATCGAGGTACCCGAAGACGCGTTGGATCTGCTTATTCCCAAGCTGACCCTTCAGCCTTTGGTCGAGAACGCCTTGGCGCATGGGCTTGAACCGAATGCGGAACCTACGTTGATCCAAGTTTGCGGGGTAAAGAAAGGTGACGGCTGGCTCATTAGCGTCGAGGATAACGGGATCGGCATCGGCGAGGAACGGTTGACGGAAATCGGGGAGTGGTTATCTGGCAAGCAGTCCGTCCTATCCGAGAACCACATCGGCATAAGAAACGTGCATTATCGGTTGACGGCCATATTCGGGGCAGAGAGCGGTCTCCGGATAAGCAGCGAAGGCCGAGGCGCGAGGGCAGCATTTTATGTGCCGGCGAACGCGGCGGAATTGAGACGGGATGAGGGTTCGGAAGGAGCGATGCAAGATGCTGGACGTGCTCATCGTGGATGA